Proteins encoded within one genomic window of Halococcus salifodinae DSM 8989:
- a CDS encoding DUF4013 domain-containing protein → MISDALNYLRNSDDALVTVLIGGLLSVFGFLLIPVFFVNGYLVRVLRRTAAGDETAPVFDDWGRMGIEGLKATVIAIVYGFVPFVVGAVLVGGSAVAIATGGSVDGGSAAVGAGVLGLLVGLAITFVLGLAAWYVIPAATANFAERGTLAAAFDFGTLRPILFSGAYATGWLLALGVIVGGGIIAGAFNAVIPILGAVPGLFVSFYASVAAYYVIGRTWADLRTVETRETADEQPAV, encoded by the coding sequence ATGATCAGCGACGCACTCAACTACCTCAGAAACAGCGACGACGCACTCGTCACCGTCCTCATCGGGGGACTGCTGTCCGTGTTCGGCTTCCTCCTGATTCCCGTTTTCTTCGTGAACGGGTATCTCGTCCGCGTCCTCCGTCGGACTGCTGCGGGCGATGAGACCGCACCGGTCTTCGACGACTGGGGACGGATGGGGATCGAGGGGCTGAAAGCCACCGTCATCGCGATCGTCTACGGGTTCGTCCCGTTCGTCGTCGGTGCGGTGCTGGTCGGCGGCTCGGCGGTCGCCATCGCCACCGGTGGCTCCGTCGACGGCGGATCGGCCGCAGTCGGCGCGGGCGTCCTCGGCCTCCTCGTCGGCCTCGCGATAACGTTCGTCCTCGGGCTCGCGGCGTGGTACGTCATCCCCGCCGCGACCGCGAACTTCGCCGAACGCGGGACGCTCGCCGCCGCGTTCGACTTCGGCACGCTCCGCCCGATCCTGTTCAGCGGGGCGTACGCGACCGGCTGGCTCCTCGCACTCGGCGTGATCGTCGGCGGCGGGATCATCGCCGGGGCGTTCAACGCCGTGATCCCGATTCTCGGCGCGGTGCCGGGACTGTTCGTGAGCTTCTACGCCTCGGTAGCGGCGTACTACGTCATCGGCCGGACGTGGGCCGACCTCCGGACGGTCGAGACTCGCGAGACTGCCGACGAACAGCCCGCCGTCTGA